One segment of Anopheles stephensi strain Indian chromosome 3, UCI_ANSTEP_V1.0, whole genome shotgun sequence DNA contains the following:
- the LOC118511051 gene encoding protein bicaudal D: MTSSAELETLRSEIERLTRELDQVSSENIQSAKYGLGLLEEKQNLQVKCEELESLYENTKHELDITQEALQKFQKTQQVTTKTGIEQEDALLNESAAMETSLNMQIVELENETKQLRHELDRVTSERDRMLQENAEIGRDKSGTEAERARLKAELKDMKYREARMLADYSELEEENISLQKQVSSLRSSQVEFEGAKHEIRRLTEEIQLLNSQVEELASLKKIAEKQMEDALTALQVERENKYALKKELDAHINRESMYNISNLAYSIRSMEENALNSSDCEEEIPALRDSTLKRLEATLEAETADLKSPDGTKGDLFSEIHLNELKKLEKQLETMETEKLCLTANLRDAQQNLDKSQNDLQNFMAKLMLLAAHVDALHTLKKQIQIEENITVSAAKDKDVNDKLNEAIVQYSSWFTLSSKEIDTLKADLAELQKGLNCSDAMTVLRNEITNLKNKLLSVEQKSLDLHSDIQVLTTLSQTAGQSLNTTRTNLVALSDDLAQLYHLVCTVNGETPNRVLLDHKNDDLSFENDSLTAIQSQLKSDILTSKPHVFEDLQALSDAVEIRKYVDTVSDQIRYLKTAVEHTIELNKDKVVTDSSVTSSGDVKEAKEEIADLHEQIIKLRSLLSTKREQIATLRTVLKSNKNTAEVALTNLKSKYENEKLVVSDTMSKLRNELRILKEDAATFSSLRAMFAARCEEYVTQVDELTHQLAAAEEEKKTLNQLLRLAVQQKLGLTQKLEELEMDREMRHVRRPAASQRGGGGGGGGGGGKSAFSRGQPARNSLQNPNSNSNSNNPNQAFF; encoded by the exons ATGACATCATCAGCAGAACTAGAAACCTTGCGGTCCGAAATCGAACGCCTAACACGGGAGCTTGATCAGGTGAGCAGCGAGAACATCCAATCGGCCAAGTATGGTCTAGGGCTgctagaagaaaaacaaaacctgcaAGTGAAATGTGAAGAGCTGGAATCGTTGTACGAGAACACCAAACATGAACTCGACATTACACAAGAG GCTTtacaaaagtttcaaaaaaCCCAACAAGTCACCACGAAAACGGGCATCGAACAGGAAGATGCATTGCTCAACGAATCGGCGGCGATGGAAACATCCCTCAACATGCAGATCGTGGAGCtggaaaatgaaaccaaacagctGCGCCACGAGCTGGACCGTGTCACGAGCGAACGGGACCGTATGCTGCAGGAAAATGCCGAAATTGGTCGCGACAAGTCCGGCACCGAGGCCGAACGTGCTCGGCTTAAGGCGGAGCTGAAGGATATGAAATATCGCGAGGCTCGTATGCTGGCCGACTACTCGGAACTGGAGGAGGAAAACATTTCGCTCCAGAAGCAGGTGTCCAGTTTGCGCAGCTCTCAG GTGGAATTTGAAGGCGCAAAGCACGAAATACGACGACTCACGGAGGAAATCCAGCTATTAAATTCACAGGTTGAGGAATTGGCTAGTCTTAAGAAAATAGCTGAAAAACAGATGGAAGATGCCTTGACTGCACTGCAA GTTGAACGGGAGAATAAATACGCTTTGAAGAAAGAGCTTGATGCACATATCAACCGTGAATCGATGTACAATATAAGTAATCTGGCATATAGTATACGTAGCATGGAAGAGAATGCCCTGAACAGCAGTGACTGTGAGGAAGAAATCCCAGCATTGAG AGATTCCACCCTGAAGCGATTGGAAGCTACGCTCGAGGCCGAAACCGCAGATCTTAAGTCACCCGACGGTACCAAGGGTGACCTGTTCTCGGAGATCCACCTGAACGAGCTTAAAAAACTCGAGAAACAGCTGGAAACGATGGAAACGGAGAAGCTCTGCCTGACCGCCAACCTGCGCGACGCGCAACAGAATCTGGATAAGAGCCAGAACGATTTGCAAAACTTTATGGCCAAGCTGATGTTGCTAGCAGCACACGTGGACGCACTACACACGCTCAAAAAGCAAATCCAAATAGAAGAAAACATCACCG TGTCTGCCGCCAAGGATAAGGACGTGAATGATAAATTGAACGAAGCCATCGTGCAGTACTCGAGTTGGTTTACGCTCAGCTCGAAGGAAATTGATACACTCAAGGCTGACCTGGCAGAACTGCAGAAGGGTTTGAACTGTTCCGACGCAATGACCGTGTTGCGCAACGAAATAACGAATCTAAAGAACAAG CTGCTGTCGGTTGAACAAAAATCGCTGGACTTGCACAGTGACATTCAAGTGCTTACCACACTATCGCAAACAGCCGGCCAGAGCCTGAACACGACGCGAACCAACTTAGTGGCATTGAGCGACGATCTGGCACAGCTGTATCACCTAGTGTGCACGGTCAATGGAGAAACGCCCAACCGTGTGCTGCTGGATCACAAGAACGACGACTTAAG CTTCGAGAACGATTCATTGACGGCGATTCAGTCGCAGCTGAAATCGGACATTCTTACCTCGAAGCCGCACGTGTTCGAGGATCTGCAGGCTCTCAGCGATGCGGTCGAGATCCGCAAATACGTGGACACCGTGAGCGACCAGATCCGGTACCTTAAGACGGCCGTCGAGCACACGATCGAGCTGAACAAGGATAAGGTGGTGACCGATTCGTCCGTCACGTCCTCGGGCGACGTAAAGGAGGCGAAGGAAGAGATCGCCGACCTGCACGAACAGATCATCAAGCTGCGCAGCCTGCTCTCGACGAAACGGGAGCAGATTGCAACGCTCCGCACTGTTCTCAAGTCAAACAAGAACACCGCCGAGGTCGCACTGACGAATCTGAAATCGAAGTACGAAAACGAGAAGCTGGTCGTGAGCGATACCATGTCCAAGCTCCGAAACGAGCTCCGCATTTTGAAGGAGGATGCGGCCACATTCTCAA GTCTTCGCGCTATGTTTGCCGCCCGCTGCGAAGAGTACGTCACGCAGGTTGACGAACTGACGCATCAGCTAGCGGCGGCTGAAGAGGAGAAGAAAACACTCAACCAGCTGCTCCGGTTGGCGGTACAGCAGAAGCTAGGACTGACCCAAAAGCTCGAAGAGCTCGAGATGGATCG TGAAATGCGCCATGTGCGTCGCCCGGCAGCTTCACAgcgcggcggtggtggtggcggaggtggtggcggtggcaagTCGGCCTTCTCTCGTGGCCAACCGGCACGCAACAGCCTTCAGAACccgaacagcaacagcaatagTAACAATCCGAACCAAGCTTTCTTCTAA
- the LOC118511055 gene encoding proton-gated ion channel subunit pbo-6-like: protein MVRTIAVLVLSGLIMVVAAEHPKPFLCADQMEINSTETALKNALFCGTSYNPRYRPVKYQQDRLAMYIGAEVINVEKVRDDDSKLEITLELLMQWYDAFLHWNKRTSGNIETINVAEQDLWTPTFAAKSFQKSPRIQSTNQCSRVKCHLSYDGEVIYTVLCTFKVDCYTEPRYWAFETKICTLRIYSVEYDTNQLSLFHFQRRLSYPSYPLLPYKITSFQMATVNSTMSPEFRMDIVIERLIGSHLVVFLVLIVILCLLNLFSLWFNILSSARAIAVVLGTVMQSMFLVILYWYGVVKMKPVITLAHLLLGSCAFGAVACGWTYFVRGQISTRKRFTAGCPRTVARVIGFLRKNQPLASFLSIGYLNGTSAEGKLANDWEETHVQQQNTPTMAAEGQERQQDDELTSSGNEEECDVKWQEVVQPLDRILFCAMLTAYLLMFIVYVC, encoded by the exons ATGGTTAGAACAATAGCGGTACTGGTATTATCCGGATTAATTATGGTGGTAGCGGCGG AGCATCCGAAACCATTCCTTTGCGCGGATCAAATGGAAATTAATAGCACTGAAACTGCGTTGAAAAATGCGCTGTTCTGTGGAACCAGCTACAACCCACGTTACCGGCCAGTGAAGTATCAGCAAGATCGGCTCGCCATGTACATCGGTGCCGAAGTGATCAATGTGGAAAAA GTTCGTGATGACGACTCGAAGCTGGAGATAACTTTGGAACTGTTGATG CAATGGTACGACGCGTTTCTACACTGGAACAAGCGAACCAGCGGTAACATCGAAACTATCAACGTGGCCGAACAGGATCTCTGGACTCCAACGTTTGCGGCTAAATCGTTTCAGAA ATCGCCGCGCATCCAAAGCACCAACCAGTGCTCCCGTGTCAAGTGCCATCTGAGCTACGACGGGGAAGTTATCTACACGGTACTGTGCACGTTTAAGGTGGACTGCTATACGGAGCCGCGGTACTGGGCGTTCGAAACGAAGATTTGCACGCTGCGAATTTATTCCGTCGAGTACGATACCAACCAATTGTCGCTGTTCCACTTCCAACGGCGCCTCTCGTACCCGAGCTATCCGCTGCTGCCGTACAAAATTACCTCCTTCCAGATGGCCACCGTCAATAGCACGATGAGCCCGGAGTTTCGCATGGACATTGTCATCGAGCGATTGATTGGATCACATCTGGTGGTGTTTCTCGTGCTGATCGTTA TACTCTGCCTGTTGAATCTGTTCAGTCTCTGGTTCAACATACTCTCCAGTGCACGAGCGATCGCAGTCGTTCTGGGCACGGTGATGCAAAGCATGTTCCTCGTCATTCTCTACTGGTACGGAGTAGTGAAAATGAAACCGGTCATTACGCTGGCACATCTATTGCTGGGATCCTGCGCGTTTGGGGCAGTTGCCTGCGGTTGGACGTACTTTGTTCGGGGACAGATTAGCACCAGGAAGCGGTTTACCGCCGGCTGCCCACGTACAGTCGCACGGGTTATTGGATTTTTGagaaaaaatcaaccactggCATCGTTCTTGTCGATCGGGTATCTCAACGGAACGAGCGCGGAAGGAAAGTTGGCCAACGATTGGGAGGAAACCCatgtgcagcagcagaacaCACCAACAATGGCGGCAGAGGGCCAAGAACGGCAGCAGGATGACGAATTGACGTCCAGCGGGAATGAGGAGGAGTGTGATGTCAAGTGGCAGGAAGTGGTGCAGCCCCTTGATCGTATCCTGTTTTGTGCCATGCTCACTGCCTACCTACTGATGTTCATCGTGTACGTTTGCTAG
- the LOC118511054 gene encoding transmembrane protein 62-like, translating into MRFTTVAFSLIVFIVVFSIFVANLANLIGIDKQLSNRLDAASHDGQLRHSKQLKLDDQHNHLMWFLQVSDIHISMYLDPARVPQLIEFCNRTVDIIAPSVVLASGDLTDAKTSNFLGSQQHEQEWRWYHEVLRDTNVLNKTVWLDIRGNHDNFNVPALQARQDLFTNYSAQGKRHTRSYMQQLEAGGERYAFIAVDACLDPGPKRPFNFVGMLSRNETQHLINLAERSRELETNYTIWFGHYPTSCILTPGLGTGGIRNLIGRYREAYAYLSGHFHTLGGAVPRMYTLQEEGFLELELGDWMRNRRYRLAAFDHGLFSFVDVHHNQWPVVLVTNPKDALFNIPGKEDLQSIRDSTHIRMLIFSPAKIVECQAKIDGAGWQDCKRASHQLFVVPWEPARYKRGLHKLLIYVLDADGRSRVVEQQFTLDGSRLQFDFLAKLVLMYDTNKVFQAFFSVALIIYLVPLCVFRIWHTLVRRGSLTRPRLRTLCCGGWIRKMWILSTVDRLMFPIVGYCLYLTCGPWSIGEVIDGHMGVVFVWGIFVNNAFLPGTLTYLYGFFQLMLCQLPLTIIFANNVVRRFYRRSGDKSYGWLMALWKNSAFILIMTVEVLLAAIFWNSYGLLAFIITPLRAWSIVLNLILWYQSRYIPEKCLRSASAVWSSTEPKLSSLAH; encoded by the exons ATGCGTTTCACTACCGTTGCCTTTTCGCTGATCGTTTTTATCGTGGTGTTTTCGATCTTTGTTGCAAACCTTGCGAATTTGATCGGCATCGACAAGCAGCTAAGTAACCGGCTCGATGCCGCCTCGCACGATGGACAGCTGCGACACTCCAAGCAGCTAAAGTTGGACGATCAGCACAACCATTTGATGTGGTTCTTGCAG GTTTCCGATATACATATAAGCATGTACCTGGATCCGGCCCGTGTGCCACAGCTGATCGAGTTCTGCAACCGTACGGTCGACATAATCGCACCGTCCGTAGTGCTGGCGTCCGGCGATCTTACGGACGCCAAAACGTCCAACTTTCTTGGTTCCCAGCAGCACGAACAGGAATGGCGCTGGTACCACGAAGTGCTGCGTGACACGAACGTGTTGAACAAAACGGTTTGGCTGGACATCAGGGGCAATCATGACAACTTTAATGTGCCCGCGTTGCAAGCACGCCAGGATCTGTTCACGAACTATTCGGCACAAGGCAAACGTCATACCCGTTCCTACATGCAGCAGCTGGAGGCCGGTGGCGAACGGTACGCATTCATTGCGGTTGACGCCTGTTTGGATCCGGGACCGAAACGACCGTTCAATTTCGTCGGAATGCTGTCCCGGAATGAGACGCAACATTTGATCAATCTTGCCGAGCGATCGCGCGAGCTGGAAACGAACTACACCATTTGGTTCGGGCACTATCCCACGTCGTGCATCCTCACGCCGGGTTTGGGTACGGGCGGCATCCGCAACCTGATTGGACGCTACCGGGAAGCTTACGCGTACCTGTCCGGTCACTTTCACACGCTCGGGGGAGCAGTGCCACGAATGTATACGCTGCAGGAGGAGGGCTTTCTCGAGCTGGAGCTTGGCGACTGGATGCGCAACCGGCGCTATCGTTTGGCGGCGTTCGATCATGGCCTGTTCTCGTTCGTCGACGTTCACCACAACCAGTGGCCGGTGGTGCTGGTAACCAACCCGAAGGACGCTTTGTTTAACATTCCGGGCAAGGAAGATCTGCAGTCGATCAGGGATTCTACCCACATACGGATGCTTATCTTCTCGCCGGCCAAGATTGTGGAGTGTCAGGCCAAAATTGATGGGGCCGGTTGGCAGGATTGTAAACGCGCCAGCCATCAACTGTTCGTGGTGCCCTGGGAACCGGCCCGCTACAAGCGGGGATTGCACAAGCTGCTGATCTACGTGCTGGACGCGGACGGACGGAGCCGTGTGGTGGAGCAACAGTTCACGCTGGACGGATCCCGGTTGCAGTTTGATTTCCtcgcgaagctggtgctgatgTACGACACGAACAAAGTTTTCCAAGCGTTCTTCAGCGTGGCGCTGATCATTTATCTGGTACCGTTGTGTGTGTTCCGAATATGGCATACATTGGTGCGAA gAGGCAGTTTGACAAGGCCCCGACTCCGGACATTATGCTGCGGAGGTTGGATTCGCAAGATGTGGATACTATCGACCGTGGATCGTTTAATGTTTCCGATCGTCGGATACTGTCTGTACCTAACCTGCGGCCCGTGGTCCATCGGCGAGGTGATCGATGGCCACATGGGagtggtgtttgtgtggggtATTTTTGTGAATAATGCTTTTCTGCCGGGCACGCTCACGTATCTGTACGGGTTCTTTCAACTGATGCTCTGCCAGCTGCCGCTCACCATCATATTTGCCAACAATGTTGTGCGACG CTTTTACCGTCGTTCCGGAGATAAGAGTTATGGCTGGCTGATGGCGTTATGGAAAAATTCTGCATTTATTCTTATTATGACCGTGGAGGTATTACTGGCGGCAATATTTTGGAACTCGTACGGACTGCTGGCGTTCATCATTACACCGCTCCGTGCGTGGTCGATAGTGTTGAATCTGATCCTGTGGTACCAATCGCGCTACATTCCGGAAAAATGTTTACGTTCCGCATCGGCTGTTTGGTCGTCTACGGAACCCAAACTTTCATCCCTAGCCCACTAA
- the LOC118511053 gene encoding protein arginine N-methyltransferase 9-like: protein MSSDEEIGELKVVYDFIAQGKFKKAFASATKVLDQRSPPSPAAEEEDPLRELFLFVVTKYAEQLEQEGKIEQVFEIIEQGLEYFPEHPELLNETGVRLQRYGRSLEASICFERVLLQDSRYLKAYQNLQNTKCELVERWHFRMLNDVVRNAAFRAAIESQIAEGYNEVLDIGTGTGLLSMYALQCAGIRKAAACDGSEIMVQIARDVFGANGLSDRICLFQSYSQDLKIGERFSLIVTETLDSGAFGEGILETLIHAKRHLLLPEGKIIPAKVTLYASGYQSRALTASNILINEAFIEDFSLPSNCLLSKEGTKCYDAEDIGRIQANDDFEFVTDTVVSMVVDFNDLDCLMRFQDGTEVGEVELTCLDDGLLLDGFVVWFDLQLDEQQAISTDPTTSTCWNQAIFRLNQRLPVAKDQRLKLTMSCKDGALSIAHNLNSVENQISVHEHVLEFLNDNEYYSSLTEATEALDDMEKVLDLSLFPYAGLKLLKEGKARMLFCLDQAEDLIEFVANQNDIPMGSIMLVSSLQEIFLLNDYTLDLIILQPVDVFGQINSEHFCLYQSLLAKLKPIGTVVPSSLELHGSVIESDWIVKCSRVENPELEQFQIDKYLASLETENHLDLGPFSYRNLSPTVKLADIQFDGKLHETALELALTEPTEATRVHAILYHYQIGFTPDRPLLGTDRAQSFAKRSAFIIPKSTFHGPSDGDDPSSDSAQIEQLYTTVLQNHGVIKCDIASVSQ from the exons ATGAGCAGTGATGAGGAAATCGGTGAACTGAAAGTTGTGTACGATTTCATTGCACAGGGCAAATTCAAGAAGGCGTTTGCCAGTGCCACGAAAGTTCTCGACCAGCGGTCGCCCCCATCCCCGGCGGCAGAGGAGGAAGATCCGCTGCGGGAGTTGTTCCTGTTCGTCGTGACCAAGTACGCGGAGCAGCTCGAGCAGGAGGGCAAAATCGAACAAGTGTTTGAAATCATCGAACAAGGCCTGGAGTACTTCCCCGAGCATCCGGAGCTGCTGAACGAGACGGGCGTGCGGTTGCAAAG GTATGGCCGGTCGTTGGAGGCTTCCATTTGCTTCGAGCGTGTGCTGCTGCAGGACTCGCGCTATCTGAAGGCGTACCAAAATCTGCAAAACACCAAATGCGAGCTCGTCGAACGATGGCATTTTCGCATGCTGAATGACGTGGTGCGTAATGCCGCATTTCGCGCCGCGATCGAAAGCCAGATCGCCGAAGGATACAACGAAGTGCTGGACATCGGCACCGGCACGGGACTGCTGTCAATGTACGCATTGCAGTGCGCGGGCATCCGCAAGGCGGCAGCATGCGACGGGTCGGAAATAATGGTGCAGATTGCACGTGACGTGTTCGGCGCGAACGGGCTTAGCGATCGCATCTGTCTGTTTCAGAGCTACTCGCAGGACTTGAAGATCGGTGAACGGTTTTCGCTAATCGTTACCGAAACCCTCGATTCCGGTGCATTCGGCGAGGGCATTCTGGAAACGTTAATTCACGCGAAGCGgcatctgctgctgccggaagGGAAGATCATACCGGCGAAGGTAACGCTGTACGCGTCCGGCTATCAATCGCGCGCCTTAACAGCAagcaatattttaatcaacgAAGCATTTATAGAGGATTTCTCATTGCCCAGCAACTGTTTGCTGTCGAAGGAAGGTACAAAGTGCTACGACGCGGAGGACATTGGTCGGATCCAGGCGAACGATGACTTTGAGTTTGTGACCGATACCGTGGTATCGATGGTGGTCGATTTCAACGATCTGGACTGTTTGATGCGTTTCCAGGACGGTACGGAAGTAGGCGAGGTAGAGCTGACCTGTCTGGACGACGGTCTACTGTTGGATGGGTTCGTGGTGTGGTTCGATCTACAGCTGGATGAGCAGCAGGCCATCAGCACGGACCCTACGACCAGCACCTGCTGGAACCAGGCCATCTTCCGACTCAACCAGCGCCTGCCGGTGGCGAAGGATCAGCGATTGAAGCTGACAATGTCCTGCAAAGACGGTGCGCTCTCGATTGCCCACAATCTGAACTCGGTAGAAAACCAGATCAGTGTCCACGAGCATGTGCTGGAGTTTCTCAACGACAATGAGTACTATAGCAGCCTCACGGAAGCTACCGAAGCGCTCGACGATATGGAGAAGGTGCTCGATCTGTCGCTCTTTCCCTACGCGGGCCTGAAGCTGCTGAAGGAGGGAAAAGCACGAATGCTGTTCTGTCTCGACCAGGCGGAAGATTTGATTGAGTTTGTTGCGAATCAAAATGACATTCCGATGGGTAGCATCATGCTGGTCAGCTCGCTTCAGGAGATATTTCTACTCAACGACTATACGCTCGATTTGATTATTCTGCAACCGGTCGACGTTTTCGGACAGATCAACAGTGAGCACTTCTGCCTTTATCAATCGCTGCTGGCCAAGCTGAAGCCCATCGGTACGGTCGTCCCATCGTCGCTAGAGTTGCACGGCAGCGTGATCGAGTCCGATTGGATCGTGAAATGCAGCCGAGTGGAGAATCCTGAACTGGAACAGTTTCAGATCGATAAGTATCTAGCTTCGctcgaaacggaaaatcatcTAGATCTGGGCCCCTTTTCATACCGCAATCTGTCCCCCACTGTTAAGCTGGCGGACATACAGTTCGATGGAAAGCTACACGAAACGGCACTGGAATTGGCACTGACCGAACCCACCGAGGCGACGCGAGTGCATGCCATACTGTACCATTACCAAATCGGGTTCACACCTGATCGACCACTGCTTGGCACGGATCGAGCTCAATCCTTCGCTAAGCGATCTGCCTTCATCATTCCTAAATCTACATTCCACGGACCGTCGGACGGCGATGACCCGTCCTCAGATTCCGCACAGATAGAGCAGCTGTACACTACCGTGCTTCAAAATCATGGTGTCATTAAATGTGATATTGCTTCCGTTAGTCAGTAA